TTATATAATAAAAGACAAAATCTATTGGGAAATTATTACTGTTTATGGCGAGAGACTTTGTGTTTTTTTACTCCCTAAAAGGGTAAAGTGATAGTACTCATCGATAGATGAAAGTTCATTTATATAAAGGAGGTATAAACATGGCAAATCGTAAAAGCAACATTCACAGTGATGAACAGGAACAATATTTTAAGGACAGAGCAGGTACAGATGAAGCAAGATTCCATGTAGTACCGCACGATGAGGAAGGATGGGCAGTCAAAAAGGAAGGGCAAAACGAGCCTGAGTATACTGCAGAGTCACAGTCAGAAGCGGTGGAGAAAGCGAAGAGCATGGCAGAAGAAGCGGGGACAATGGCAATACTGCATAATGAAGATGGAAAAATAGATGATCTCGTAAATTATGAAGATAAATAATCGGTCTTATAGAAGGGCACTGCCATTGAGCAGTGCTCTTTTCCTGTTCTGGAAGGCTAATGGAAAGAGATTCTATTTCCAAAACAAAAAAATTCCGCTTTCAAAAAGAAAGCGGATCAAAAAAGAGACCTTGGAACGAGTTAATTCTTAAATTAAAACAATATATAGTATCTGTGGTTGAACAAGAAACTATATATTGTTATTTTTGATTCTAGCATAATCAGACGGATAGAGCAAACTATTATTTTAATATATTTAAAATATTCTACTATTTTAATAATTATTGAGTTAATAATCGTAAAACAATCAAAAACGTTCGATATTTGAACGCTTTTGATTGTTTTTGAATGAAAATGATTGATTTTTGCAATCGGTTTCAGTATGATGTAATCAAGAGGAGCAACACATTCCAGGGGGTGATGTTTTGTTAACACCAGAGCGCCACAAATTGATTCTGCAGCTTTTAAAAGAAAAAGGTGTAGTGAAAATTCAGGATCTCGTTGATATGACAGAAACATCGGAATCAACAATCAGAAGGGACCTGACTCAGCTTGAGGAAGGAAAATACTTAAAAAGGATACATGGAGGGGCTGCCAGGCTTCAGGGAAAGCTCCAGGAACCCAGCATGTCTGAAAAATCCGCCAGAAACCTTCAGCAAAAGCGCCAAATCGCCCAATATGCTGCAAGTCTTGTTGAAGAAGGTGATTCCATCTATCTGGATGCAGGCTCGACAGTTACTGAAATGATTCCTTTCTTGCCTGCAAAAGAAATTGTAGTTGTAACGAACGGATTAATGCATATCAACGCATTGCTGGAACGAAATATAAAAACGTTTTTAATTGGCGGTTTTGCCAAGAGCCAGACAAAAGCCATCATTGGCAGGGGGCATTGGAAAGCCTCGAAAATTATCGATTTGATAAATGTTTTATGGGGGTTAATGGCATCCATCC
This window of the Cytobacillus pseudoceanisediminis genome carries:
- a CDS encoding DUF2188 domain-containing protein — encoded protein: MANRKSNIHSDEQEQYFKDRAGTDEARFHVVPHDEEGWAVKKEGQNEPEYTAESQSEAVEKAKSMAEEAGTMAILHNEDGKIDDLVNYEDK